In Rhodothermales bacterium, the sequence GTCGCGCAGCCGCCGGAGATCGACCAGGCGGCGGCAGACGATGGCCAGCTGGAAGCCTGCGAGGGCGGCCATGAGCAGGGTGAATAGGCCGATCGTATGGTTCAGCGTCCAGGCAGGCGCCGCTTGCGCTTCCCCCGCCGCGAGTAACGTGCCGATGCTGATGCCCGAGGCCGGCCCTTCCGGTTGCGCGCTCCAGGTCCAGGGCGCGGCGATCTCGAACCGTGTGAGCGGAGCGAGAAGGAGGCCGACGGGCAACGCCAGCAGCAGGGCCGTCACCAGCTGATAGCCGGGGAGGGGCTGCGGCATCCGGATGAAGCGGAGGGCCAGAAGGACCGCGCCGGCCAGCATCGCCCACACGAGCTGGGGCATCCAGTAGCCGGCGAGCGCCGCTTCGCCGAAACGGGCCAGGAAGGTGAGATCAAGCGGAAGGTTCATCGTCATCCTCCATGGAGTCGATCAGGTTGCGGATTTCCAGGCGTTCGGCCTCCGAGAGCGACTCCTGCCGCGCCAGCGAATGGAGCAGCGAGAGGCCGGAGCCGCCGAAGGCCTTTTCGAGCAGGCCGCCAAGCAACTCCTGTTGTACGTCGGCCTGCGTGCGGGAAGCGCGGTAGATGTAGGTGTTACCTTCGGCGCGGTAGGTCAGGAAATCCTTCTCGGCGAGCTTTTTCATCACGGTCATCACCGTGGTGTACGCCACCTTGCGTTCGCGCAGCAGGCGATCGTGCACCTGGGAGACCGTCGCCTCGCCGAGCGCCCACACGTGCTGCAGGATTTCCATCTCGGTCTCGCCGAGCGGGGTGAGCGAATTTCGTTTCATCGGGGGGACAGCAATGAATCGGTATATCGATCATCGCGATGGTACCGGCGCGATTGAAAGCGGGGCCGAGTCTGGAGGACGCACTTATGCGATCGCGATCTCACCGTGGTTCATGCGCGCCACGTTGCGGCAAATTGAATACGTTCTTCTCGTTGTGTCGCCGTCATCGGGCAGCATGGTTGCGACGGGTGACGTCGGCAGGACTCGGCATGGCGCACTTCGACGTTGAGCGTGTCGCCTGCAGCCATCCGGCATCGGGCTCGAGCTCGCTGCAGGCGCGGCT encodes:
- a CDS encoding BlaI/MecI/CopY family transcriptional regulator, producing the protein MKRNSLTPLGETEMEILQHVWALGEATVSQVHDRLLRERKVAYTTVMTVMKKLAEKDFLTYRAEGNTYIYRASRTQADVQQELLGGLLEKAFGGSGLSLLHSLARQESLSEAERLEIRNLIDSMEDDDEPSA